In Coturnix japonica isolate 7356 chromosome 9, Coturnix japonica 2.1, whole genome shotgun sequence, a single window of DNA contains:
- the MBNL1 gene encoding muscleblind-like protein 1 isoform X3 has translation MRPGRSAASCTAASSPENRDRPRPEGRCSRENCKYLHPPPHLKTQLEINGRNNLIQQKNMAMLAQQMQLANAMMPGAPLQPVPMFSVAPSLATNASAAFNPYLGPVSPGLVPAEILPSTPMLVAGNPGVPVPAAAAAAAQKLMRTDRLEVCREYQRGNCNRGENDCRFAHPADSAMIDTNDNTVTVCMDYIKGRCSREKCKYFHPPAHLQAKIKAAQYQVNQAAAAQAAATAAAMGIPQAVLPPLPKRPALEKNNGATTVFNTGIFQYQQALANMQLQQHTAFLPPVPMVHGATPATVSAATTPATSVPFAATATANQIPIISAEHLTSHKYVTQM, from the exons ggGCGATGTTCAAGGGAGAACTGCAAGTACCTTCACCCGCCACCGCACttaaaaacacagctggaaaTCAATGGCCGCAATAACCTGATCCAGCAGAAGAACATGGCCATGCTGGCCCAGCAGATGCAGCTTGCCAATGCCATGATGCCTGGAGCCCCGCTGCAGCCCGTG CCCATGTTCTCCGTCGCGCCCAGCCTAGCCACCAATGCCTCGGCTGCCTTCAACCCTTACCTGGGGCCCGTGTCCCCAGGGCTGGTGCCGGCGGAGATCCTGCCCAGTACGCCTATGCTGGTGGCGGGCAACCCTGGTGTCCCGGTGcctgctgccgctgctgctgctgcacagaagcTGATGAGGACGGACAGGCTGGAG GTGTGTCGGGAGTACCAGCGCGGGAACTGCAACCGGGGCGAGAACGACTGCCGGTTCGCTCACCCTGCCGACAGCGCCATGATCGACACCAACGATAACACCGTTACGGTCTGCATGGATTACATCAAAGGGAGATGCTCACGGGAAAAGTGCAAATACTTCCACCCTCCAGCACATCTGCAAGCCAAGATCAAGGCTGCCCAGTACCAGGTTAaccaggctgcagctgcccaggCAGCAGCGACGGCGGCTGCCATG GGAATTCCTCAAGCTGTACTTCCCCCATTACCAAAGAGGCCTGCGCTTGAAAAAAACAATGGTGCCACCACAGTGTTCAATACTGGTATTTTCCAATACCAGCAAGCTCTCGCCaacatgcagctgcagcagcacacagcctttCTCCCACCAG TTCCCATGGTGCACGGTGCTACGCCAGCCACTGTGTCTGCAGCAACAACTCCTGCCACAAGTGTTCCCTTCGCTGCAACAGCCACAGCCAACCAG ATACCCATAATATCTGCCGAACATCTGACTAGCCACAAGTATGTTACACAGATGTAG